The DNA sequence AGGCTGATGCTACGGATGACAAAACAGCTTATTTGAACAAAATGAAAAAGATTGAACGCTCTAACGATAAAAATGAAGATATTTCAAGCACTTAGGGAATTCAAATTGAACCTATAAAAAAAGGAGATGGCAACGATTTTTGGAGCTGGTTGTCTTATAGAAAAGGGCATGTTATAGTTTTAAATAGAAATGTCAAAGGTCTATTACGCATCAGCAAGGGTTCATAAGTGGAAATACGAAGAAAGCATGCCAGGGAAGCTCGAAAGACTCCTTAACGAGATAGACCTTTCAAGGTATTTCGAGCCAAAGGAATGGGTTGCAATAAAGACTCATTTTGGCTCAGAGGGAGCACATAGGATTGTAAGGCCTGTGTTTCTAAGAAAGGTCGTCAATGCTCTCAGGGCAATCTCTGCAAAGCCTTTTGTAACAGACACAGTAAGAATTAAAGGGCTTGATTACCTCGATGTGGCAAATCAAAACGGCATAAACCATCTTTCGGTTGGTGCGCCTGTGGTTTTAGCAGATGGGCTTTATGGAGCAGACAACATACTTATAAAAGCAGGGGACCTACTTGGAGAGATAGCAGTTGCCTCCTTGATACATGATGTGCCTGCAATGGTTGTTTGCTCTCATGTAAAAGGACATATAAATGCAGGGTATGCAGGTGCAATAAAGAACATTGCGATGGGTGCTATAAGCGCAGGGCACAGGCATTGCGGATGGAAATGCGGAAGAGGTGCAATGCATGTAGTAGGCGAGGGTAGGCTTATGTGGGATGAAAACAGCTGCGAGCTTTGCTATCAGTGTGAGGAGGTATGCCCGCTTGAGTGCGTGAAATTCATAGAGGAGGGAAAGACATTTTACTATGAGGACGAAAGGTGCTGGAGATGTGGAAGATGCACGAGGGTCTGCCCTGAGGGCGCTGTTACGATAGAGGGTGCTGATGATACGATGTTTCAGAAATCCCTCGCAGAGTCGGTAAAGACAGTTCTTGGGACATTCAAAGAAGGCAAGGTCATATATATAAACTTTCTAACAGAGATACTGCCCGAATGTGACTGCATGCCTGCGGCTGATGT is a window from the Nitrospirota bacterium genome containing:
- a CDS encoding DUF362 domain-containing protein — translated: MSKVYYASARVHKWKYEESMPGKLERLLNEIDLSRYFEPKEWVAIKTHFGSEGAHRIVRPVFLRKVVNALRAISAKPFVTDTVRIKGLDYLDVANQNGINHLSVGAPVVLADGLYGADNILIKAGDLLGEIAVASLIHDVPAMVVCSHVKGHINAGYAGAIKNIAMGAISAGHRHCGWKCGRGAMHVVGEGRLMWDENSCELCYQCEEVCPLECVKFIEEGKTFYYEDERCWRCGRCTRVCPEGAVTIEGADDTMFQKSLAESVKTVLGTFKEGKVIYINFLTEILPECDCMPAADVPVIQDKGILISDDIVAIESASIKLLQASEPLPESEGQGIEKGKDVLYELHKKPYIVQVDEAERLGLGNKAYELIEV